A window of Patescibacteria group bacterium contains these coding sequences:
- a CDS encoding DUF2795 domain-containing protein: MASNITPVDIQRFLGGIDYPATKQELIDYATNKGADNDILDFMAKLPDRSYDDPAELSKAAGELLREP, encoded by the coding sequence ATGGCAAGCAACATTACCCCGGTGGACATTCAGCGTTTCTTGGGAGGGATAGATTATCCCGCTACCAAACAGGAGCTGATCGATTACGCCACGAATAAGGGTGCCGATAATGATATCCTAGATTTTATGGCGAAGCTTCCTGACCGCAGCTACGACGATCCGGCCGAGTTGTCGAAAGCGGCCGGCGAGCTTTTACGGGAGCCCTAA